The Thunnus thynnus chromosome 22, fThuThy2.1, whole genome shotgun sequence genome includes a window with the following:
- the vbp1 gene encoding prefoldin subunit 3 — protein MAATIDNSNAVQATKRKHLGIPEAVFVEDVDSFMKQPGNETADSALRKLDEQYQKYKYMELNLSQKKLRLKNQIPQITQTLEILRHMQKKKETTDPMETHFLLADNVYCKASVPPTDKVCLWLGANVMLEYDIDEAQALLEKNLSTASRNLETLEDDLDFLRDQFTTTEVNMARVYNWDVKRRSKENLLKSADKS, from the exons ATGGCAGCGACCATAGACAACAGCAATGCAGTACAGGCGACAAAGAGAAAGCATCTCGGGATCCCTGAAGCGGTGTTTGTG GAGGATGTTGACTCTTTTATGAAGCAGCCTGGCAATGAGACAGCAGACTCAGCGCTGAGGAAGCTGGACGAACAGTACcagaaatataaatacatgGAGCTCAACCTGTCCCAGAAGAAACTCAG GTTGAAAAACCAGATCCCACAAATCACACAGACGCTAGAAATCCTACGGCACATGCAGAAGAAAAAG GAGACCACAGACCCCATGGAAACACACTTCCTATTGGCTGACAATGTTTACTGCAAGGCCTCAGTGCCGCCCACCGATAAAGTCTGCCTATGGTTAGGA GCTAACGTCATGTTAGAGTACGACATCGACGAAGCCCAGGCTCTCCTAGAGAAGAACCTGTCCACAGCATCTCGTAACCTAGAGACACTCGAGGATGACCTGGATTTCCTGCGAGACCAGTTCACCACCACCGAAGTCA ACATGGCACGAGTCTACAACTGGGACGTGAAGAGAAGGAGCAAAGAAAACCTCCTCAAATCAGCAGACAAGTCTTAA